A window of Sphingobacterium sp. SRCM116780 contains these coding sequences:
- a CDS encoding DedA family protein has translation MDIITHIIDFILHIDKHLLEIVNDYKTWTYLILFLIIFVETGVVVMPFLPGDSLLFAAGMLAAQPNELNIGLMILILLVAAVGGDSLNYAIGKRFGMRLTQFKLFGKQVIKDEQIQKTHSFYEKYGSKTIVIARFVPIVRTLAPFVGGIGKMNYGTFITYNIIGGFLWVVGITLAGYFLGNIPIVRDNFSKVVLLIIAVSILPIVFEVAKEKFKKKKEA, from the coding sequence TTGGACATCATCACGCATATCATAGATTTTATTCTTCATATTGATAAGCATTTATTAGAAATAGTAAATGATTATAAGACTTGGACTTACCTCATTCTATTTCTCATTATTTTTGTGGAAACAGGTGTTGTAGTCATGCCATTTTTACCTGGAGATTCTTTGCTTTTTGCAGCAGGGATGTTAGCCGCTCAGCCGAATGAACTTAATATTGGGCTGATGATTCTTATTCTATTGGTCGCTGCTGTTGGTGGAGATTCGCTTAATTATGCTATTGGCAAGCGATTTGGAATGAGGCTTACCCAATTTAAACTTTTTGGTAAGCAAGTCATCAAAGACGAACAAATTCAAAAGACACATTCATTTTATGAAAAATATGGAAGTAAAACGATCGTAATTGCTCGTTTTGTTCCTATTGTAAGAACATTGGCACCATTTGTTGGAGGCATAGGAAAGATGAATTACGGGACTTTTATTACCTACAACATTATAGGAGGATTTCTGTGGGTCGTGGGAATTACCTTAGCGGGATACTTTTTAGGAAATATCCCAATCGTCAGAGATAATTTCTCAAAAGTGGTGTTACTCATTATTGCTGTATCGATACTACCCATTGTTTTCGAAGTGGCAAAAGAAAAATTTAAAAAGAAAAAGGAAGCCTAA
- the dnaN gene encoding DNA polymerase III subunit beta, translating into MRFIVSTSILLKQLQAINGASSSSTVLPILENFLFEIKDNTLTISATDLQTSMVTSLQIEAKEEGKVAMPSKILIETLKTLPDQPVAFFVDNHTLAIEISAGDGKYKLSGENPEDFPKIPVIDNAHTVSMPAPILAEAISKTIFAVSNDELRPAMSGVLVQLGDKSVTFVSTDAHKLVRYRRSDIGVEKPASLILPKKALSLLKSSLPSEDVNVSIEYNSTNAFFSFGNINLICRLIDERYPDYEAVIPQVNPNKLTVDRLLFLNTLRRVVIFANKTTHQVRLKISGSELNISAEDLDFSNEAHERLGCQFEGDDMEIGFNAKFLVEMLNNLSSEEVIIEMSTANRAGLLIPAVAEENEDILMLVMPVMLNNIG; encoded by the coding sequence ATGAGATTTATAGTATCCACATCGATTTTATTAAAACAACTTCAAGCTATTAATGGTGCTTCAAGTAGTAGTACTGTTCTACCTATTTTAGAGAACTTTCTTTTCGAAATAAAAGACAATACGTTAACGATTTCTGCAACAGATTTGCAAACAAGTATGGTTACATCCTTGCAAATTGAGGCAAAGGAAGAAGGAAAAGTTGCGATGCCTTCTAAAATTTTAATTGAAACATTAAAAACATTACCAGATCAGCCCGTTGCCTTTTTTGTCGATAATCATACCTTAGCGATTGAAATTAGCGCTGGAGATGGAAAATATAAATTGAGCGGTGAAAATCCTGAAGATTTCCCTAAAATTCCAGTTATCGATAATGCGCATACTGTAAGTATGCCAGCTCCGATACTAGCTGAAGCAATTAGTAAAACTATTTTTGCTGTTAGTAATGATGAACTGAGACCAGCGATGTCAGGTGTTTTGGTTCAATTGGGAGATAAATCCGTTACTTTCGTATCTACAGATGCACATAAATTGGTTCGTTATAGACGTTCAGATATTGGCGTTGAGAAACCTGCATCATTGATTCTTCCTAAAAAGGCTTTATCATTATTAAAATCGTCTTTACCTTCTGAAGATGTGAATGTTTCGATTGAATATAATTCGACAAATGCATTTTTTAGTTTCGGTAATATTAATTTGATTTGCCGTTTAATAGATGAGCGTTACCCAGATTACGAAGCGGTTATTCCACAAGTAAATCCAAATAAATTAACTGTTGACCGTTTATTGTTTTTAAATACCCTACGTCGTGTTGTTATTTTTGCAAATAAAACAACACACCAGGTAAGGTTGAAAATTTCAGGTAGCGAATTGAACATTTCTGCAGAAGATTTGGATTTTTCTAATGAAGCTCACGAGCGATTGGGATGTCAATTTGAAGGAGATGATATGGAGATTGGATTCAATGCTAAATTTTTAGTGGAGATGTTGAATAACTTATCAAGTGAAGAAGTGATCATTGAAATGAGTACCGCTAATCGCGCAGGTCTATTAATTCCAGCAGTAGCAGAAGAAAATGAAGATATCTTAATGCTGGTGATGCCGGTTATGTTAAATAATATTGGTTAA
- a CDS encoding ATP-binding protein, which yields MQFKEIIGHDLIKAHLINTVRENRVSHAQLFLGSEGSGSLALAVAYAQYINCENKLENDSCATCSSCLKYQKLIHPDLHFSYPFIAKHKEDSASTFMESWRKAFLSNPYLNLENWRQQLDAENKQVNINIAEAHEIIKKLSLKAFEAEYKVLIMWLPEYLEKEGNALLKLIEEPPEKTLFLLVAENQDKILNTLISRTQLIKINKLSHQEIASYLINNKHVDPKDANEIAFIADGNMQEALNMIDTETNDHFTLLVTWLRLIVQDSGLNIISICDEELAKLGRENQKSFLMYAINIMRQIVLIKQDLASLVFLPAQELDFVSKFAVHYSLEQIEETINLFETTHYSVERNANPKILFLDLSLQLVLMFKYKTFPKGTQYI from the coding sequence ATGCAATTTAAAGAAATAATTGGACATGATTTAATTAAAGCTCATTTGATCAACACTGTTCGTGAAAATCGTGTGAGTCATGCACAATTATTTTTAGGCTCTGAAGGATCTGGATCTCTCGCTCTGGCTGTAGCATATGCGCAATATATTAATTGCGAAAATAAGCTTGAAAACGATAGTTGTGCGACTTGTTCCTCTTGTTTAAAATATCAGAAACTTATTCATCCAGATTTACATTTCTCCTATCCATTTATTGCTAAACACAAGGAAGATAGTGCCTCGACATTTATGGAGAGTTGGCGTAAAGCTTTTTTAAGCAATCCATATTTGAACTTAGAAAATTGGCGTCAACAATTGGATGCTGAAAATAAACAAGTCAATATCAATATTGCTGAAGCACATGAAATAATCAAAAAATTAAGTCTAAAGGCTTTTGAAGCTGAATATAAGGTTTTGATTATGTGGTTACCAGAATATCTAGAAAAGGAAGGAAATGCCTTATTAAAATTGATTGAAGAACCTCCTGAAAAGACATTATTTCTACTGGTTGCCGAAAATCAAGATAAAATATTGAATACATTAATTTCGAGAACACAGCTTATAAAAATAAATAAGTTAAGCCATCAAGAAATTGCATCATATTTAATCAACAACAAACACGTTGACCCAAAAGATGCGAATGAAATTGCCTTTATCGCTGATGGCAATATGCAAGAGGCATTAAATATGATCGATACAGAAACAAATGATCATTTTACTTTATTGGTAACTTGGTTACGACTTATCGTTCAAGATTCGGGATTGAATATCATCAGCATTTGTGATGAGGAATTAGCGAAGCTAGGAAGGGAAAATCAAAAAAGCTTTTTGATGTATGCCATTAATATCATGCGCCAGATTGTTTTAATAAAACAAGATCTCGCTAGTTTAGTCTTTCTTCCAGCACAGGAACTTGATTTTGTAAGCAAGTTTGCTGTTCATTATAGCCTTGAACAAATTGAGGAGACAATCAATTTGTTTGAAACAACACATTATAGTGTAGAAAGAAATGCAAATCCTAAAATATTATTTTTAGATTTATCTTTGCAATTAGTATTAATGTTTAAATACAAAACGTTTCCGAAAGGAACTCAATATATATAG
- a CDS encoding stage 0 sporulation family protein, with product MGCGSCSSGGGCGSTTTVGGTPAGCQNNGSCMTSGCNKLDVYDWLSDMDMPSNYKPFDVVEVRFKGSRKDFFINSDNLYLEIGEMVAVEPSTGGYDIGHVSLTGELVRLQLKKNNVSLDSVTKKIYRKPTETDVEKFNAAKDLEWETMHRARNLALELGLSMKISDVDYQGDKTKATFYYTAEGRVDFRELIKRMAESFRIRIEMRQIGMRQEASRLGGIGSCGRELCCSTWLTDFKTVSTSAARYQNLSLNTLKLAGQCGKLKCCLNYELDSYMDALKDIPNNIDRIETLKGNAYLQKTDIFKKLMWFSYPGAESWIALPVDQVKELIEKNKQGIKIDELITTVEVELKEEKIVNYDYENVVGQDSLTRLDDKNKRKRNNTKNKVKQNNKPKSTAEQGEKPQALKVDKPQQKQEKGPKPANTVETKNAEHAPNKDGNARPKRRFNKNRNNRNKGNNTAPSAE from the coding sequence ATGGGATGTGGCAGCTGCTCATCCGGCGGAGGTTGCGGAAGTACGACAACAGTAGGTGGTACTCCGGCAGGTTGCCAAAATAATGGCTCTTGCATGACTAGCGGATGTAATAAATTAGATGTATATGACTGGCTATCCGATATGGATATGCCATCCAACTATAAACCTTTTGATGTTGTAGAAGTTCGTTTTAAAGGATCTAGAAAAGATTTCTTTATTAATTCTGACAATTTATACCTTGAAATTGGTGAAATGGTTGCGGTAGAACCAAGTACTGGCGGATACGATATCGGACACGTTTCTTTAACAGGTGAATTAGTTCGCTTGCAATTAAAGAAAAATAATGTCAGTTTGGATAGTGTCACCAAAAAAATCTATCGTAAACCTACGGAGACAGATGTTGAAAAATTCAATGCGGCTAAAGATTTGGAATGGGAAACGATGCATAGAGCTCGAAACTTAGCTTTAGAACTAGGTCTTTCCATGAAAATATCCGATGTAGATTATCAAGGAGATAAAACGAAAGCTACTTTCTACTATACGGCAGAAGGTCGCGTGGATTTCCGCGAATTAATCAAAAGAATGGCAGAATCATTTCGTATTCGTATTGAAATGCGCCAAATAGGAATGCGTCAGGAAGCAAGCCGTTTAGGTGGTATTGGTTCCTGTGGTCGAGAATTATGTTGCTCTACCTGGTTAACGGATTTCAAAACGGTTTCAACTTCTGCTGCAAGATATCAAAACTTATCGCTGAATACGCTAAAATTAGCGGGTCAGTGTGGTAAGTTAAAATGCTGTTTGAACTACGAATTGGATAGTTATATGGATGCTTTAAAAGATATCCCGAATAATATCGATCGTATTGAAACATTGAAGGGAAATGCTTATTTGCAAAAAACAGATATTTTCAAAAAATTGATGTGGTTCTCGTATCCTGGAGCTGAAAGTTGGATTGCATTACCTGTTGATCAAGTGAAAGAACTCATTGAAAAAAACAAACAGGGTATTAAAATCGATGAGTTGATCACAACGGTAGAAGTTGAATTGAAAGAGGAAAAAATTGTCAACTACGATTATGAAAACGTGGTTGGTCAAGACAGTTTAACTCGTTTAGACGACAAAAATAAAAGAAAACGGAATAACACGAAGAATAAGGTAAAGCAAAATAACAAGCCTAAATCTACTGCAGAGCAAGGAGAGAAACCACAAGCTCTTAAAGTGGATAAACCGCAACAAAAACAAGAGAAAGGTCCAAAACCAGCAAATACGGTGGAAACCAAAAATGCCGAGCATGCTCCAAATAAGGATGGTAATGCGAGACCGAAAAGAAGATTTAATAAAAACAGAAATAATAGAAATAAAGGCAATAATACTGCTCCTTCAGCGGAATAA
- a CDS encoding gliding motility lipoprotein GldH, whose protein sequence is MRGRTFFFSCMALSLFVSCDSNTIIDENVNIDNKEWTYLNKPTFKVHISDATKKYDVLLNVRHTAQYPYANLFVLVHEKGLKTKEYSYRKELKLAEEDGKWTGKSAGSLYTHQTIIHKDYVFPDTGIYQFSFEQNMRDNPLKEIHDVGLQIINK, encoded by the coding sequence ATGAGAGGACGCACATTTTTTTTTAGCTGTATGGCATTGTCATTATTTGTTTCTTGTGATTCAAATACAATTATTGATGAAAATGTAAATATTGACAATAAAGAATGGACCTATTTGAACAAACCAACTTTTAAGGTACATATTTCAGATGCTACAAAAAAGTATGATGTACTATTAAATGTTCGTCATACTGCGCAATATCCCTATGCAAACTTATTTGTTTTAGTACACGAAAAAGGTTTAAAAACAAAAGAATATTCGTACAGAAAAGAACTTAAGCTAGCCGAAGAAGATGGTAAATGGACTGGAAAAAGTGCGGGTTCTTTGTATACACATCAAACCATCATCCATAAAGATTATGTGTTTCCTGACACGGGTATCTATCAGTTTTCTTTCGAACAAAATATGCGAGACAACCCATTGAAAGAAATTCACGATGTAGGTTTGCAGATTATAAACAAATAG
- the lpxK gene encoding tetraacyldisaccharide 4'-kinase, translating into MKFLKLLLFPFSMVYGLIIWTRNRLFDFQILKSKSYDIPTIVVGNLAIGGTGKSPMTEFIIKLLKDKFKVATLSRGYGRETKGFRLVQTSSTANEVGDEPLQFKNKFPDITVSVCEDRCNGIENLMSTHEVIILDDAFQHRRLNPKFSILLFDYSSCLNPMFVLPMGNFRDLPAERKRADLILVTKTPNNATEREKEYIRSKLIRKSNVQDIIFTTIAYGQLITINGASLQISSHTDILLLTGIANPLPLIQHLKSRVNSIEHLAFRDHHAFDENDIKNIKEKFETIASDQKIILTTEKDAQRIRTPEFLKIFNTIPIAYLPIEIAFEHERIQHSVQDKLLSTCVRSVNES; encoded by the coding sequence ATGAAGTTCCTGAAATTACTTTTGTTTCCCTTTTCAATGGTATATGGACTCATTATCTGGACGAGGAATCGATTATTTGATTTTCAAATTCTAAAATCTAAATCTTATGATATTCCTACAATTGTTGTTGGAAACCTTGCAATAGGTGGTACAGGAAAAAGCCCGATGACTGAATTTATCATCAAATTGCTAAAGGATAAATTTAAAGTAGCCACACTGAGTCGAGGTTATGGTCGAGAAACAAAAGGTTTTCGGTTAGTCCAAACCTCTTCAACAGCGAATGAGGTTGGTGATGAACCCCTCCAATTCAAAAATAAGTTTCCGGATATTACAGTATCTGTCTGTGAAGATCGATGCAATGGTATCGAAAATCTCATGTCTACGCATGAGGTTATTATTCTTGATGATGCTTTTCAACATCGTAGATTGAATCCTAAATTTTCTATTCTGCTATTCGATTATAGTTCTTGTTTAAATCCCATGTTTGTTCTACCAATGGGAAATTTTAGAGATCTTCCTGCTGAGCGTAAACGTGCTGATCTAATTTTAGTGACAAAAACACCAAACAATGCTACGGAAAGAGAAAAGGAATATATCAGAAGTAAATTGATACGAAAAAGTAATGTCCAAGATATTATTTTTACCACTATCGCTTATGGTCAGCTTATTACTATAAATGGTGCATCGTTACAAATAAGCTCACATACGGATATCTTGCTCCTCACGGGTATCGCTAATCCACTTCCCTTAATTCAACATCTCAAATCGCGTGTAAATAGTATTGAGCATCTTGCCTTTCGAGATCATCATGCTTTTGATGAAAATGATATCAAAAACATCAAAGAGAAATTTGAGACCATTGCATCTGATCAAAAAATAATTTTGACAACAGAAAAAGATGCACAAAGAATACGTACTCCAGAATTTTTAAAAATTTTCAATACGATCCCCATTGCCTACCTTCCGATTGAAATTGCTTTTGAGCATGAACGCATTCAACACAGCGTACAAGATAAATTACTATCTACCTGTGTAAGAAGTGTTAATGAATCTTAA